CTAGCCATCCGTCAAGAATTAGACATTCCAGTCAAGTTTATCGGATTTGGTGAAAAAGTGGATGATATTGGAGAATTCCACTCAGAAGACTTTATGAAAGGCCTTTTGGAAGGTATCTTATAACAGCAAAAACCAGTCTCGTTTTATTGAACGAGACTGGTTTTTAGTATGTCATCTTAGGCTAATCCTTTTTTCCCTAAATGGTAAAACATAGCAAAGAAAAAGATAAAATCAAGTAGAGCAAAAATAGTAAAGAGAAGGTAGACAGACTGGACACCGCTTGTGAATTCTGCTTGACTATTTGCTATCAGTGATGCCATAGCAGTTCCTAGAGCGCCAGCAAATTGCTGCATCATCTGAAAAATGGCCGTGGCATCGGCATTTTTCTCGGCAGGCAATTCTCGAATAGCCGTGGCTAAGCTATTATTAAAGCCCATGTTACGCCCAAACGTGAATAAAATATATAAAAGAGTGAATGGTAAAAGCATAAAATGTCTTGTTTGAAGTGTCATAATAATCAATGATAAACTAAATAAGGCATTTCCTAAATAAAGCGAAAGTCTTGCTCCTTTTTGATCATAAAGTTTACCAAAAGCAGGTGCTAGTAGAGCTCCGAGTAAGGTACCAGGTAGTAACACCATACCAGCTTGAGAACTATTAGCAATCTTTTCCATGACAATAAAGTTTGGCGTTAGAAAATTTATGCCTAAATTAATCAGCTGGAAGACAAAAAAGGGAATCAGGCCAAAGGTTAGAGAGGGAATTTTGAGAATGCGAATATCAAGAAAGGGTTGCTTAGCTGTGAGATTCTTGTAGAGGAAGAGGATAAAGCTGAGAATAAAAAGCCCTAAGTAATACAAATTAACACTGCCGTTTTCTAGACTAGTAATAGCTAATAAGGCAGAAGTTAAGCTAATCGATAGTGCAATAAATGCCAACCAGTCAAAGGGTACTTTTTCGCTTACTGGAGAATCTTCGAGGTAATAATAAGCTAGAATACCTGCAATCAGTGGTACAGGGAGTATACAGATAAAAATCCATTGCCAACTAAAATGGCTAATCATAAAGCCCCCATAAGTAGGCCCAAAAGCAGGTGCTAAGCTAATAATAAGACCAGCAAATCCCATAAATAGACCTACCTTATGCATTGGGACACGCTCTAAAATAATATTAAACATCTGAGGCATTACCAGACCAGTACCAATGCCTTGAAAAATGCGGGCTAGCAACATGATCGCAAAGGACTGGGTCAGAACGGCCAAGATGGTGCCAAATGTAAAAAGACCTGTGGCCATAAAAAAGAGGGGTCTTTCCCGCACATTTTTTTTCAGTGTAGCCGAAGTGGTCATCATAATCGCCACTGCTAGTAAATAAATGGTCGTCATCCATTGCAAGCTATTTAAGGGTAACTGATAGACTGACATCAGTGTCGGGAAGGTGACATTCATACTGGTTTCAGACAAAATTCCTGAAAAACCAATGAGTGCTATGGCGATAATCGCCATAATTGTTTGTTTTGAAACGGTTTGTTGATGATGTGACATGATAACTCCTTTATCTAATCGATTGTTATTGTATCATATAATCTTAAAATTGTCAGAAACTCTTTTTTGCTAAATCAATAGATACGAATAACAATAGTTGCTCTTTCAGAGAATTTTTTGAAAACGCTTGACAGAATCTTAAAGAGATGATAACATTAAAGCGTTCTCAGATGTGATTACTTCAGGTAAGCAGGCTAGAGACATAACAATCAGAATATTAAAGGATGTTATCACAGTTTTGTGAGCAGGGACCTATTTGAAAAGTGCTTTTTAGCGAGCTTTTGGATAGGTCATTTTTTATTGTGATACTAAAGGACTAGGACTTTTATGTTGATTAAACGCGTTTTAAACCATAATGCGGCGATTTCGACCAACCATCAAGGATTAGATATTTTATTGATGGGAAAAGGGATTGCCTTTGGAAAAAAAGTTGGAGATAGTATTGAGCTTAATGCTATCGAAACATCATTTGTTTTAAAAAATAGTGACAATATGAATCGCTTCACAGAGTTATTTATTACGGTGCCACAAGAAGTTGTTGCTTGCTCAGAGAGAATTATCAATCTAGGTAAAATTAAATTAGGCAAAACCTTAGATGAAATTCTCTATATTAATTTAACGGATCATATTCACTCTGCTATTGAAAGGCATGAGCAAGGAATGTTGATTCATAACCCACTACGGTGGGAAATTCAACGCTATTATCCTGATGAATATAGTCTAGGGGTAAAAGCCTTAGAGCTAATTGAGCGTAATCTAGGAGTCACTCTAGCTATTGATGAAGCAGCTTTTATTGCCATGCATTTTGTCAATGCTAGTTTGGACACTCCTTTTAAGGAGCCACATCGCCTGACGGAGATTGTTTCTTATATTGAGCAAAAAATCAAAACAGACTTCAAAACAGAATTGGATGACACATCCATCGATTATTACCGCTTTATGACCCATATTAAATTATTTGCTCAACGTGTGTTATCACAGATGTCTTACGATGATGATGATGCGGAACTGCTTTTAGTGGTGAAAACGAAATACCCTAAAGAATATCGGTGCGTCTTAGATATTAGTGAGGAGATAAAAAAGCGGTACAACTACCACCTTAATTCAAGCGAACTTTTGTATTTGACGGTTCATGTTAAACGTTTAGTGAAACATTTAAAGGAGACTTAATATGACGTATCAAGAAACTGCCAAGGCTATTTTAGCGGCGGTTGGTGGCAAAACAAATATTCAACGTGTGACACACTGTGTAACACGTCTACGCTTAGTACTGAAAAATGATGAGAAAGTTAAAGATCAGCAAGTCAAAGCCATTTCAAATGTGATTGGCGTGATGCGCAAAAACGGCCAGTACCAAATTATCTTGGGCAATGATGTCAATAATTATTACCAAGCCTTTTTAAGCCTAGGGCATTTTGACAATCAAGATGAAGATCATTCTTCAAAAGCGAAAGGAAGTATCCTTGAGCGCTTGATTGAAACCATTGCTGGCGTGATTACACCGCTGATTCCAGCCCTTCTTGGTGGTGGAATGCTCAAAGTGGTGGGAATCTTGCTTCCTATGCTTGGCTTAGCGAGTGCGGACTCTCAAACCGTTGCCTTTATTAACTTCTTTGGCGATGCGGCTTATTATTTTATGCCTGTCATGATTGCCTATTCAGCAGCGGCGCGCTTTAAGGTGACACCTGTTTTAGCAGCGACGATCGCAGGGATTTTATTGCATCCTGCCTTTGTTGCAATGGTAGCAGAAGGTAAACCATTGACTTTATTTGGAGCACCAGTCACTCCTGCTAGCTATGGCTCATCTGTTATTCCCATTTTGATGATGGTTTACTTGATGCAATACATTGAAAAATGGGTCAATCGCTTGGTGCCAAGCGTGATGAAAAGCTTCTTACAGCCAACCTTAATCATTTTGATTTCTGGCTTTTTGGCTTTAGTGGTTGTAGGTCCTCTTGGTGTGATTATTGGTCAAGGGTTATCTAATACCATGCTCGCTATTTATCATGTGGCTCCGTGGCTAGCACTTGCTATTTTGGGAGCGATTATGCCGCTTGTTGTCATGACGGGGATGCACTGGGCTTTTGCACCAATCTTTTTGGCCGCTTCGGTCGCAACACCAGATGTCTTGATTTTACCAGCAATGTTGGCTTCTAATTTGGCTCAAGGAGCCGCATCTTTGGCTGTTGCCTTTAAAACAAAGCAGAAACAAACACGTCAAGTTGCCCTTGCCGCGGGGATTTCAGCTTTGCTGGCAGGTATCACGGAACCGGCACTTTATGGGGTCACACTGAAATTTAAAAAGCCACTCTATGCAGCCATGATTTCAGGTGGTCTGGTTGGAGCCTTTATTGGTTTTGTCAATATTGCTTCTTATACCTTTGTCGTACCTTCTATTATTGGTTTACCACAGTACATCAACCCATCAGGCGGAGCTAATTTTACAAATGCTTTGATTGCCGGAACTGCGACGATTGTGTTAGCCTTCAGTTTGACTTGGTTCATGGGAATTGATGAAGAGTCCCCAAAGCAAGTGAGTGTTGCAGCAGATATGTCACAAGTTAAGAGCGGCTTGTCAACCAAACAAACGTTGTATGCTCCAATGACAGGTGAGATGCTTTTTCTATCAGAAGTTCCTGATGAAACCTTTTCTTCCAAGTTATTAGGAGAAGGATTTGCCATATTACCAAGCGAAGGTGAGGTCTATGCCCCCTTTGATGGTGAAGTCATCACTTTCTTTCCAACCAAGCATGCTGTTGCCTTAAAAAACACACGTGGTGTGGAAGTCTTGATTCATGTCGGTATTGATACGGTTGAGTTAAAAGGGCAAGGTTTCGAGCAGTTAGTGTCTGTTGGCGATGTCGTGAAACGAGGCCAGGCACTTCTAAAAATGGATATTGATTTCATTACTTCAAAAGGCTATTCACTCATCAGTCCTGTGGTCGTGACCAATTCGGCTGAGCAGTTGGAGATTATTATTCAAGATGACAAAAAAATGGTGACTAAAGAGGACGCTTTGTTAGTCATTTTATAACCTAAAAGGAGAGGGAGAATGGGAATTTTTCCAAAAGATTTCTTATGGGGCGGCGCAGTAGCTGCCAACCAAGTGGAAGGAGCATTTGAGGCAGACGCAAAAGGTTTGTCCGTACAAGATGTTCTACCAAATGGTGGACTAGGAGAATGGACAGATAGTCCTACCAGCGATAATTTAACTTTAGAGGCGATTGATTTTTACCACCGCTACAAAGAAGACATTGCTCTTTTTGCCGAGATGGGCTTTAAAGTCTTTCGAACGTCTATTGCTTGGTCTCGTATTTTTCCAAATGGTGACGATGACCAGCCCAATGAAGCAGGTTTGCAATTTTATGATGACTTATTCGATGAATTGTTGAACTATGGCATCGAACCCTTAGTGACCTTGTCGCATTATGAGACACCTCTGCATTTGGCCAAAGCCTATAATGGTTGGACAGATAGACGTCTGATTGGCTTTTTTGAGCGCTTTGCTCAGACAGTCATGGAACGCTATAAGGACAAAGTCAAATACTGGTTGACCTTTAACGAAGTCAACTCGATTTTACACATGCCCTTTACCAGTGGTGGCATCATGACAGAAAAAGAAAAGCTGAGCCTGCAAGATTTATACCAAGCTATTCATCATGAATTGGTAGCATCTGCTAGTGTCACAAAGCTAGCGCATGAAATCAATCCTGATGTTAAAGTTGGGTGTATGATTTTGGCGATGCCTGCTTACCCAATGACCTCTGATCCTCGTGATATACTTGCTGCGCATGCATTTGAAAATCTTAATCTCTTATTTTCAGATATTCATGTGAGAGGCAAGTATCCTTCATATATTAAGTCGTATTTTAAAGAAAATGGGATTGAGATTGTTTTTGAAGACGGAGACAAGGAATTATTAGCGGAACATACGGTTGATTTTCTATCCTTTAGCTATTACATGAGTGTCACACAAGCCCACAATCCTGAAGCTTACACATCTGGTCAGGGAAATATTCTAGGTGGTTTGTCCAATCCATATTTAGAATCTTCGGAGTGGGGTTGGCAGATAGACCCAATTGGTCTGCGATTGGTCTTGAATCAGTACTATGACCGCTACCAGATTCCTTTGTTTATTGTTGAAAATGGCTTAGGTGCAAAGGATCAGCTGGTGCAAACCGCAGATGGCAGCATGACGGTTCACGATGATTATCGCATTGACTACATGAGTCAGCATCTCGTACAAGTTGCCAAAGCGATTGAAGATGGCGTTGAGGTCATGGGTTACACTTCTTGGGGCTGTATTGATTGTGTCTCTATGTCAACAGCCCAATTAAGTAAACGCTACGGTTTTATTTATGTTGACCGAAATGATGATGGTACTGGTCAACTCACACGCTATAAGAAAAAATCATTTGATTGGTACCGACAAGTCATTCAAACCAATGGACGTTACCTTGAGGATAATTTTTCCTAAATAGGTCTTGTTTAAGATGGTGACTCTGTTCCTATGCTAACTGATAAAACTCAAAAAGCATTTGTTTTGATAAAAAACAAGTGCTTTTTTATTAGTCTTTAAAAAACGCGGTAAACATAAGGATTATTAGGTTCTTTGGTTTGATGAACCTCAGCAAGTTGAAGGACAGGTAGATGTTGTTCTAAGTTTTTATCATATTCCATATGAAGGCGACCTTTAACTGTTAGCCATGTGTTGTTAGGGTAGCTGGTTTGATTACCTGTGGTCAAAAGTCCGTACACTCCTGAGTCGGCAATACAGTGAATAATGCCGAAGCGGAAAAGGAATTGGTAGTTGTCATGGCCCGGTTCGTTATAAACAAAGCCAGTGTATTGGATGTCACGATCAAGAAACTCATCTGGGTAGAGATAGATCAATTCCATCACTTCCATATAATTTTCAGTGGTAATGGTGACCGGTTTCTTGCCTTTATATTTATGGAGTTCTTGACGCATCTCCTTTTGGTAGGCAGACTTTGTAAAGTAAAGGCTGGTATCAGGTTTGAGGTATTGAATGGTGGTACCGTCATCACTGACTCCCGTTTTAGAGGCTCCCGCAGCCAATGGGAAAGTATAGCCTTTAGCAGAAACCGTGGTGGAATCTAAGGTCACGGTCGGCACAAGGAGACCAATCAAAACAGGAAAGACCAAGATAAAAGGACTCGTCAGCCTTGCGATTTTTCCTGTTAAATGGCTATGTACCTTAATGTTTTTCATCCAGGTATAGAGTTGAACAAGAGCTAAAATGAAAGATAAAATCATGGAAATATAAGCAAGGTAAGAATACCGAACATTGATGTACTGATCCAGTTTGCCAGACAGCTGGAGATACATGGTTAGTTCAAAATAGCCAGCTAAAATTAAAAAGCGAATCATTAGAGCACCCCCACAAGTAAACAATAAACGGCAATCATAAGAACGGATACGCCGATAAATTGGACAATGAAGCGTCCTTTAAAAGCCTTTACCATCATCATAAGGTTTTTAATATCCACCATAGGACCAATTAAAAGAAAGGCAAGAACTGGAGCCACTCCAAAGGTGGATAATAAGGAAGCTCCGATAAAGGCATCGGCTTCACTACATAATGATAGAATGAAAGCCATCAGCATCATGATCAAAATGGCTGTCAAGGGATTGTGCCCAATCGTTGTCAACACACGAGTTGGGACATATATTTGCATGGCAGAGGCAATCAAGGTTCCAAATACGAGATACCTACCGGTGTCGAAGAATTCATCAATAGCATGTACCAGTGCTAGATAAATGCGTTTTGGCAAGCTTTCATGAGAATAATCATGAAAATGCACGGGTTGAGCATTATCCTTGAGAATGTTATCATCTACAATAAAAGCTAACATTACCCCAAGTGTAATGGCTACTAGTGCAGCACCGACCAAGCGAAGTATCAGAAAGCGCAAAGAATTCCCAAAAGCAGAATAAGTAGCGAACAAAACAATAGGATTAATGATAGGCGCTGTTGCCAGAAAAGGGACGGCCGTATAACTAGGCACCTTTTTTTCCAAAAAGCGGTTGATGATGGGAATAATCCCGCATTCACAAGAAGGAAAAACAAATCCAACAAAGGTTCCAAACAGAATGCGCAAGCATTTTTGCTTAGGTAGGTATTTTTGAACCAATTCTGGCGTTACAAAGACTTCAATACAACCAGATAAAATAGTTCCTAGGAGCACAAAAGGAAGAGCTTCAATGATAATGGACATAAAAATCGCAAACCATTGCAAGACACTGGGAGGAAGGTTGGAAAAGAGTGACATTCACCATATCCTTTCTAGATGATAAAAGAGGAGGCTGAAACACGAATGTTCAGCCTCGACTGATACGTTTTGTTAGCCTGATCGCTAAAAATCTCTCAACTCAGTTTAAACGAATGGACGATATGTTAAGAGAATGAGACAAACTAGCTATGGTTTGCTTGGTTTTGTTTGTTCTGTCGTTTTTTCTTTGGTCGCTAGTTTACCATCAGTATTGACTTCCAAAGGCTTATCAAAACTAGGGATTGATGCAAAGCCTGCTAGCATTTTTTCAAGTTCATCATTTTTTTTATGGGTAATTGCCATATCTATGACCTTCTTTCATTCAAGATAAGTCTATTATACTATCATTTGAGAACAATGCCAAAGCGGAAGTGTTGTTTACTTCTTTCTTTTTTAAAATTAGGTATTGTTATTTAGGGTTTCGTCAGTTATTTACTAAAAGTAGCTTTTTTTGATTCTTTACGCAACTTTATATTAGGACAATGTTTCGCTATCATTTTTTGCATTAACATGGTTTGTGTTATAATAGCAATATTATGGAAAATAACAATAATCACAACATTGCAGAGGCTTTGTCAGTTAGTCTCCATCAAATTGAACAGGTGCTTGCCCTAACAGCACAAGGCAATACCATTCCCTTTATTGCACGTTACCGTAAAGAAGTAACAGGAAATCTAGATGAAGTGGTGATTAAGTCCATTATTGATATGGATAAGTCTCTCACTACCCTGAATGAGCGCAAAGCAACCATTCTCGCTAAAATTGAGGAACAGGGAAAACTGACAGATCAGTTACGAACGAGTATTGAAGCAACCGAGAAACTCGCTGATTTGGAAGAGTTGTACCTGCCTTATAAGGAAAAACGCCGTACAAAAGCGACGATTGCGCGTGAAGCAGGCTTGTTCCCATTAGCACGTTTGATTTTACAAAATGCGCAAAACCTTGAAACAGCAGCAGAACCCTTTGTCACAGAAGGATTTGCCAGCCCACAAGAAGCTCTAGCAGGAGCTGTGGACATCCTTGTGGAGGCCATGTCAGAAGATGCTAAATTACGCTCTTGGACCTACAATGAGATTTGGCAGTACAGCCGCTTAGTATCAACGCTTAAAGATGAGCAGTTGGATGAGAAAAAGGTTTTCCAAATCTATTACGATTTTTCTGACCAAGTGTCTAACATGCAAGGATATCGTACTTTAGCCCTTAACCGTGGCGAAAAGTTAGGCATCTTAAAAGTGTCTTTTGAGCATAACTTGGAGAAAATGCAACGCTTTTTCAGTGTGCGGTTCAAAGAAACCAACCCTTATATTGAAGAGGTCATCAATCAGACCATCAAAAAGAAAATTGTTCCAGCTATGGAAAGACGGGTTCGTTCAGAACTCAGTGATGCCGCAGAAGATGGGGCTATCCACCTCTTTTCTGAAAATCTCCGTCATCTTTTGTTAGTGTCTCCTTTAAAAGGGAAAATGGTTCTTGGGTTTGACCCTGCCTTTCGAACAGGTGCAAAATTGGCTATCGTTGATCAGACTGGAAAATTGTTGACTACTCAGGTTATTTATCCCGTAGCACCAGCTAGCCAAACGAAGATTCAAGCAGCTAAAGAAACACTGACTCAGCTCATTGAGACTTACCAGATTGATATTATTGCCATTGGAAACGGAACAGCCAGTCGGGAAAGTGAAGCCTTTGTAGCAGACGTTTTGAAAGATTTCCCAAATACGTCCTATGTCATCGTTAACGAAAGCGGTGCTTCTGTTTATTCAGCGTCAGAGTTAGCCCGCCATGAGTTTCCAGACCTCACAGTGGAGAAGCGCTCTGCTATTTCTATTGCTCGTCGCTTGCAAGACCCACTCGCAGAATTGGTTAAAATTGATCCTAAATCTATTGGCGTCGGTCAGTACCAGCACGATGTGAGTCAGAAAAAGTTGAGTGAGAATCTTGGTTTTGTTGTGGATACTGTGGTTAACCAAGTCGGTGTTAATGTGAACACGGCTAGTCCATCTTTATTAGCACATGTGTCAGGTTTGAACAAAACGATTTCAGAAAATATTGTCAAATACCGCGAAGAAAATGGAGCACTGACATCACGCGCTGACATCAAAAAAGTGCCGCGTTTAGGAGCCAAGGCGTTTGAGCAAGCAGCAGGTTTTCTCAGAATTCCAGGAGCCAAAAATATTTTAGACAACACAGGAGTTCACCCCGAGTCCTACCCAGCAGTCAAAGAACTCTTTAAGGTACTTGGTATTCAGGACTTGGACGACGCTGCCAAGGCAACTTTAGCAGCAGTTCAAGTTCCCCAAATGGCAGAAACATTGGCTATTGGGCAGGAAACCCTTAAAGATATCATTGCTGATCTCCTTAAACCGGGTCGTGACCTTCGTGATGACTTTGAAGCACCAATCTTACGTCAAGATATCCTTGATTTGAAAGATTTGGAAATTGGCCAGAAGCTTGAAGGAACTGTGAGAAACGTCGTTGACTTTGGTGCTTTTGTAGACATTGGTGTTCATGAAGATGGGCTTATTCACATTTCTGAAATGAGCAAAACCTTTGTCAACCACCCTAGTCAAGTTGTTTCAGTGGGTGACTTGGTAACTGTTTGGGTCTCTAAGATTGACTTGGACCGCCACAAGGTCAATCTCAGCCTATTGCCACCGCGTGACACTCACTAATTATGTCCAAGAAGTTTCCCTGGCTGATTTTGGCAAACCACTTCACCACAAGGCTTATTGGAACAAGCGCCTAAAAACAACTGGCGGTCGCTTTTTTCCAAAAGATGGTCATTTGGATTTTAACCCTAGGATGCTTGAGGAGCACGGTGAGCTTATTTTTCGGAAAATTGTTCGCCATGAGCTCTGCCATTACCATCTTTATTTTGAAGGAAGAGGGTACCATCATAAAGATAGGGATTTCAAAGATCTGCTAGCTCAAGTAAACGGGCTTCGTTATGTCCCAACTAGCTCTAAATCAAAGACTAATCATCATTATAGTTGCCAAACCTGTGGGCAGGTTTATCAACGAAAAAGGCGTATCAATCTGGCTAAATATGTTTGTGGAAATTGCCACGG
The genomic region above belongs to Streptococcus pyogenes and contains:
- a CDS encoding SPJ_0845 family protein; its protein translation is MAITHKKNDELEKMLAGFASIPSFDKPLEVNTDGKLATKEKTTEQTKPSKP
- a CDS encoding SprT family protein, which produces MTLTNYVQEVSLADFGKPLHHKAYWNKRLKTTGGRFFPKDGHLDFNPRMLEEHGELIFRKIVRHELCHYHLYFEGRGYHHKDRDFKDLLAQVNGLRYVPTSSKSKTNHHYSCQTCGQVYQRKRRINLAKYVCGNCHGKLMEKNQS
- a CDS encoding Tex family protein, with product MENNNNHNIAEALSVSLHQIEQVLALTAQGNTIPFIARYRKEVTGNLDEVVIKSIIDMDKSLTTLNERKATILAKIEEQGKLTDQLRTSIEATEKLADLEELYLPYKEKRRTKATIAREAGLFPLARLILQNAQNLETAAEPFVTEGFASPQEALAGAVDILVEAMSEDAKLRSWTYNEIWQYSRLVSTLKDEQLDEKKVFQIYYDFSDQVSNMQGYRTLALNRGEKLGILKVSFEHNLEKMQRFFSVRFKETNPYIEEVINQTIKKKIVPAMERRVRSELSDAAEDGAIHLFSENLRHLLLVSPLKGKMVLGFDPAFRTGAKLAIVDQTGKLLTTQVIYPVAPASQTKIQAAKETLTQLIETYQIDIIAIGNGTASRESEAFVADVLKDFPNTSYVIVNESGASVYSASELARHEFPDLTVEKRSAISIARRLQDPLAELVKIDPKSIGVGQYQHDVSQKKLSENLGFVVDTVVNQVGVNVNTASPSLLAHVSGLNKTISENIVKYREENGALTSRADIKKVPRLGAKAFEQAAGFLRIPGAKNILDNTGVHPESYPAVKELFKVLGIQDLDDAAKATLAAVQVPQMAETLAIGQETLKDIIADLLKPGRDLRDDFEAPILRQDILDLKDLEIGQKLEGTVRNVVDFGAFVDIGVHEDGLIHISEMSKTFVNHPSQVVSVGDLVTVWVSKIDLDRHKVNLSLLPPRDTH
- the licT gene encoding BglG family transcription antiterminator LicT, translating into MLIKRVLNHNAAISTNHQGLDILLMGKGIAFGKKVGDSIELNAIETSFVLKNSDNMNRFTELFITVPQEVVACSERIINLGKIKLGKTLDEILYINLTDHIHSAIERHEQGMLIHNPLRWEIQRYYPDEYSLGVKALELIERNLGVTLAIDEAAFIAMHFVNASLDTPFKEPHRLTEIVSYIEQKIKTDFKTELDDTSIDYYRFMTHIKLFAQRVLSQMSYDDDDAELLLVVKTKYPKEYRCVLDISEEIKKRYNYHLNSSELLYLTVHVKRLVKHLKET
- a CDS encoding TIGR03943 family putative permease subunit: MIRFLILAGYFELTMYLQLSGKLDQYINVRYSYLAYISMILSFILALVQLYTWMKNIKVHSHLTGKIARLTSPFILVFPVLIGLLVPTVTLDSTTVSAKGYTFPLAAGASKTGVSDDGTTIQYLKPDTSLYFTKSAYQKEMRQELHKYKGKKPVTITTENYMEVMELIYLYPDEFLDRDIQYTGFVYNEPGHDNYQFLFRFGIIHCIADSGVYGLLTTGNQTSYPNNTWLTVKGRLHMEYDKNLEQHLPVLQLAEVHQTKEPNNPYVYRVF
- a CDS encoding glycoside hydrolase family 1 protein — encoded protein: MGIFPKDFLWGGAVAANQVEGAFEADAKGLSVQDVLPNGGLGEWTDSPTSDNLTLEAIDFYHRYKEDIALFAEMGFKVFRTSIAWSRIFPNGDDDQPNEAGLQFYDDLFDELLNYGIEPLVTLSHYETPLHLAKAYNGWTDRRLIGFFERFAQTVMERYKDKVKYWLTFNEVNSILHMPFTSGGIMTEKEKLSLQDLYQAIHHELVASASVTKLAHEINPDVKVGCMILAMPAYPMTSDPRDILAAHAFENLNLLFSDIHVRGKYPSYIKSYFKENGIEIVFEDGDKELLAEHTVDFLSFSYYMSVTQAHNPEAYTSGQGNILGGLSNPYLESSEWGWQIDPIGLRLVLNQYYDRYQIPLFIVENGLGAKDQLVQTADGSMTVHDDYRIDYMSQHLVQVAKAIEDGVEVMGYTSWGCIDCVSMSTAQLSKRYGFIYVDRNDDGTGQLTRYKKKSFDWYRQVIQTNGRYLEDNFS
- a CDS encoding permease, with protein sequence MSLFSNLPPSVLQWFAIFMSIIIEALPFVLLGTILSGCIEVFVTPELVQKYLPKQKCLRILFGTFVGFVFPSCECGIIPIINRFLEKKVPSYTAVPFLATAPIINPIVLFATYSAFGNSLRFLILRLVGAALVAITLGVMLAFIVDDNILKDNAQPVHFHDYSHESLPKRIYLALVHAIDEFFDTGRYLVFGTLIASAMQIYVPTRVLTTIGHNPLTAILIMMLMAFILSLCSEADAFIGASLLSTFGVAPVLAFLLIGPMVDIKNLMMMVKAFKGRFIVQFIGVSVLMIAVYCLLVGVL
- a CDS encoding PTS beta-glucoside transporter subunit IIBCA → MTYQETAKAILAAVGGKTNIQRVTHCVTRLRLVLKNDEKVKDQQVKAISNVIGVMRKNGQYQIILGNDVNNYYQAFLSLGHFDNQDEDHSSKAKGSILERLIETIAGVITPLIPALLGGGMLKVVGILLPMLGLASADSQTVAFINFFGDAAYYFMPVMIAYSAAARFKVTPVLAATIAGILLHPAFVAMVAEGKPLTLFGAPVTPASYGSSVIPILMMVYLMQYIEKWVNRLVPSVMKSFLQPTLIILISGFLALVVVGPLGVIIGQGLSNTMLAIYHVAPWLALAILGAIMPLVVMTGMHWAFAPIFLAASVATPDVLILPAMLASNLAQGAASLAVAFKTKQKQTRQVALAAGISALLAGITEPALYGVTLKFKKPLYAAMISGGLVGAFIGFVNIASYTFVVPSIIGLPQYINPSGGANFTNALIAGTATIVLAFSLTWFMGIDEESPKQVSVAADMSQVKSGLSTKQTLYAPMTGEMLFLSEVPDETFSSKLLGEGFAILPSEGEVYAPFDGEVITFFPTKHAVALKNTRGVEVLIHVGIDTVELKGQGFEQLVSVGDVVKRGQALLKMDIDFITSKGYSLISPVVVTNSAEQLEIIIQDDKKMVTKEDALLVIL
- a CDS encoding MFS transporter, which gives rise to MSHHQQTVSKQTIMAIIAIALIGFSGILSETSMNVTFPTLMSVYQLPLNSLQWMTTIYLLAVAIMMTTSATLKKNVRERPLFFMATGLFTFGTILAVLTQSFAIMLLARIFQGIGTGLVMPQMFNIILERVPMHKVGLFMGFAGLIISLAPAFGPTYGGFMISHFSWQWIFICILPVPLIAGILAYYYLEDSPVSEKVPFDWLAFIALSISLTSALLAITSLENGSVNLYYLGLFILSFILFLYKNLTAKQPFLDIRILKIPSLTFGLIPFFVFQLINLGINFLTPNFIVMEKIANSSQAGMVLLPGTLLGALLAPAFGKLYDQKGARLSLYLGNALFSLSLIIMTLQTRHFMLLPFTLLYILFTFGRNMGFNNSLATAIRELPAEKNADATAIFQMMQQFAGALGTAMASLIANSQAEFTSGVQSVYLLFTIFALLDFIFFFAMFYHLGKKGLA